A window of Companilactobacillus allii genomic DNA:
TCATGATAACGATGTTTATTCTGTTAAGAATTCAACTATGGAGCATAGCTACATGGTTCGAGGGTTGGTTAATATCCTTCAAAAAGAATTACAAGAAGATCTAGAAAACGTTAAGAAAATTTAGTTGGAGGTGTCAGCATGAAATATGAATATCTAATCATCAGTGAGTGTCTACCTGCGATTACCAAGGAATTAGCTAAAAAGTGGCGCCAATTAGATTTGGAAAATCAAAAGACGATGTCAGCTTTGGTTGATGATCACTTAAATGATTTAGAGCAACATCTTAAATTTTTAGATAACAATTTTGGTTGGGTTGACAAAGCAAAATCACATCGTGGTGATGTTAATTGGAAATGGCTATTTTGTGAGAAGAACAACCGGTTTAGAAGTTTCGTAATGAGTGACAAGGTGAGGTTCTAAATGGAACATAAATTACAAATAGTTATAAAGGGCAATCCGGTATCGGCATCAAGGCCGGTATTCAATTCTAGTAGCAAAGGTCGAAAAGCATTTATAGCTCCAAAATATCGAGCGTATAAGAATGGGATTGAGGTTGATTATTGGAACAAATATCGAAACAAACAATTATTTGATAGAGGTGTTCCACTATCCGCAAGGATTTATGTTTATAGATCTATTCAAAAAGGATTATCTAAAGCGGAGTATTCCAGACGCGCAAATCATGAGGTCAGACCAACAGTTAAGCCTGATTTGGATAATTACATTAAGGCAATCCAAGACGGCTTAAAACGTGCTTGGTTTGATGATGGGCAGATAGTTGAGTACGATGCCAAAAAGTTTTATGACGAAAATCCGCGGGTTGAAATTGAGATCAAGGAGTTGAATTCAGTTGAAACAGATTAGATTAGAAAACAGAATGCAGGAAATCATGGATGCGAAGCATTTAAATAACCATCAGGTTGAAATGCTAAGCGGAATACATCACGACACCATCAGTAAGTTAAAAAATCAGCCTGATAAGACAATTCAAATGGGGGTACTAGAGAAACTATGCAACACCTTCCAAGTTGAACCTAGTTACTTCTTTAAAGAAATAGAGATAGGCAAATGATACAAAAGGCCATTTTAATCGTTTTGCTAATTTTGATAATTTCAAGGTTCGATCTATTTCGTCAAAACAAGCAAAATGGCAAAAGTTTAATTGAGAAAAAGCAGGATGCAACTGGTACAAGGATTTCACGTAGGAATAATTTAATTCAGAAAAGAAAATAACGGAGGGGAAGGCTTATGAATAACTTACAATTATTCAATTTTAAAGGTTACGACATTCGAGCTGTTGAGATTAACGGCGAACCGTATTTTATTGCTAAAGACGTTGCCAAAACACTGCAGTATTCAAATACAGCAAATGCTGTTAATGCTCATGTTCCGGATAAGTATAAAGGGGTCACTGATTTGATGACCCCCGGAGGCAAG
This region includes:
- a CDS encoding RusA family crossover junction endodeoxyribonuclease, encoding MEHKLQIVIKGNPVSASRPVFNSSSKGRKAFIAPKYRAYKNGIEVDYWNKYRNKQLFDRGVPLSARIYVYRSIQKGLSKAEYSRRANHEVRPTVKPDLDNYIKAIQDGLKRAWFDDGQIVEYDAKKFYDENPRVEIEIKELNSVETD
- a CDS encoding helix-turn-helix domain-containing protein, whose translation is MQEIMDAKHLNNHQVEMLSGIHHDTISKLKNQPDKTIQMGVLEKLCNTFQVEPSYFFKEIEIGK